From Flavipsychrobacter sp., a single genomic window includes:
- the ruvC gene encoding crossover junction endodeoxyribonuclease RuvC gives MQKASRIILGIDPGTLVMGYGLIAVSKNSVSLLEMGVLQLSKHDDHAERLKLIYKKIETLIKIHQPEAVAIEAPFYGKNAQSMLKLGRAQGVAIASAMMHGLPTTEYAPRKIKQSITGRGNASKEQVLEMLQHTLKFEGDVRFMDATDAVAVALTHYYQEKVPKGNAEVNDKIKKTLGVGKKKESWESFIATNPNRVNKKR, from the coding sequence TTGCAAAAAGCTTCGAGGATAATATTAGGTATCGACCCCGGTACTTTGGTTATGGGCTACGGATTGATAGCCGTGAGCAAAAATAGTGTTTCGTTACTGGAAATGGGCGTATTGCAGTTATCAAAACATGATGATCATGCAGAAAGGCTAAAATTGATCTATAAAAAGATAGAAACCCTTATTAAAATACACCAGCCCGAGGCTGTAGCTATTGAGGCTCCATTTTATGGTAAGAATGCACAAAGTATGCTGAAACTGGGTAGGGCACAGGGTGTAGCCATAGCTTCGGCTATGATGCATGGGCTACCCACTACAGAGTATGCTCCCCGAAAAATTAAACAATCGATAACAGGGAGGGGTAATGCAAGTAAGGAGCAAGTGCTTGAAATGTTGCAACACACGCTAAAGTTTGAAGGGGATGTACGTTTTATGGATGCTACTGATGCTGTTGCAGTAGCATTAACGCACTATTATCAAGAAAAAGTACCTAAAGGGAACGCAGAAGTAAATGATAAAATAAAAAAGACCTTAGGTGTCGGAAAGAAAAAGGAAAGCTGGGAAAGCTTTATTGCTACTAACCCTAATAGGGTAAATAAAAAGCGCTAG
- a CDS encoding lysylphosphatidylglycerol synthase transmembrane domain-containing protein: protein MNKNTKIWLNYLIGGTLSALMLWGIYVQVMKQIDKVGANPSELFATGHNIFLIVCILLLPVNLALEAKKWHLLANSAQKLSYKDAFTSYIAGIAFATVTPNRLGEYPGRILYLKRKNTVRLISVSILGATAQILTLFICGFLGLLYYNLVIDDTLGRVLLLPALVVTIILFIAYWKFETWIPLIERFNISWLKRLNVYGKLLKRFTFREQLTILGISILRFSIYTAQYLFLIYWMNVEVSLIDGLFTCALFFGVVSVVPSLTIIELGERGFVSLYLFQHFSDNVVGILAATVGLWIINLAIPAILGSVLLIRMKLFR from the coding sequence TTGAACAAAAATACCAAAATATGGCTCAATTACCTGATCGGAGGCACCCTATCGGCATTAATGCTTTGGGGTATCTATGTGCAGGTGATGAAACAAATAGATAAAGTAGGCGCCAACCCTAGCGAACTATTTGCAACGGGGCACAATATTTTCTTAATTGTCTGCATACTACTGCTACCTGTCAACTTGGCTCTGGAAGCTAAAAAGTGGCATTTGTTAGCCAATTCTGCCCAAAAACTATCTTATAAAGATGCTTTTACCAGCTATATAGCCGGTATTGCCTTTGCTACTGTAACACCAAACAGACTTGGAGAATACCCTGGCAGGATATTGTACCTAAAGCGAAAAAATACAGTCAGGCTTATTAGTGTATCCATATTAGGTGCTACAGCACAAATACTTACCTTATTCATTTGTGGCTTTTTAGGCCTGTTATATTACAATTTGGTAATAGACGATACCCTAGGGCGGGTTTTATTACTGCCGGCACTAGTAGTAACCATTATTCTATTCATAGCCTATTGGAAATTTGAAACATGGATACCGCTTATTGAGCGTTTTAACATTTCTTGGCTCAAGCGCCTTAACGTGTATGGTAAACTGTTAAAGCGTTTTACGTTTAGAGAACAATTAACAATTTTAGGTATCTCTATTCTACGTTTTAGTATCTACACGGCACAGTATTTGTTTTTGATATACTGGATGAATGTTGAAGTGTCTTTGATAGATGGCTTATTTACATGTGCATTATTTTTTGGCGTAGTATCTGTAGTACCTTCGCTAACTATAATAGAACTGGGAGAAAGAGGATTTGTAAGCCTTTATCTTTTTCAACATTTTTCTGATAATGTTGTAGGTATATTAGCCGCCACAGTAGGACTATGGATCATTAACCTTGCCATACCAGCTATACTAGGCAGTGTATTACTAATACGTATGAAATTATTCCGTTAG
- a CDS encoding DUF3108 domain-containing protein: MNNKNNYLYIFLLLISPLMLKAQDNFCGIKNTSFKVGEKLTFNVYYNMGWIWAGAGTAVFTTTLEKKSGRDVYHIVGDGRTYKSYEWFYKVRDKYETFIDTNTLLPVKFVRDVSEGGLKFYKSATFNHKDGKALTKDGLIDVPSCVQDVLSTIYYARNIDYDKYKPGDKIPFDMYLDETVYHLYIKYMGKERIKTKYGTFNSIKIKPLLIDGTMFSGGEKMSVWVSDDKNHIPLRVDSPIIVGSVKVDLMGFENLRNPFTALISKR, translated from the coding sequence ATGAACAACAAAAACAACTATTTATACATATTCTTATTGCTCATCAGCCCATTAATGCTGAAGGCACAAGACAATTTTTGCGGTATTAAAAACACCAGCTTTAAGGTAGGAGAAAAGCTCACTTTCAATGTCTATTACAATATGGGCTGGATATGGGCTGGTGCAGGCACAGCTGTATTTACCACCACACTAGAGAAAAAATCAGGTAGAGACGTATACCATATTGTTGGAGATGGAAGAACATATAAATCTTACGAGTGGTTTTATAAAGTACGAGATAAATATGAAACTTTTATAGATACCAATACTTTGCTACCTGTGAAGTTTGTGAGAGATGTTAGTGAAGGCGGGCTGAAATTTTATAAGAGTGCTACTTTCAACCATAAAGATGGTAAAGCCCTGACCAAAGACGGACTAATTGACGTACCTAGCTGTGTTCAAGACGTACTATCTACTATATACTATGCCCGAAACATAGATTATGATAAGTATAAGCCGGGAGATAAGATACCTTTTGACATGTACTTGGATGAAACTGTTTATCACCTATATATTAAATACATGGGCAAAGAGCGTATCAAAACCAAATACGGTACTTTCAACTCTATCAAAATCAAACCGTTATTGATTGACGGTACTATGTTTAGCGGTGGAGAAAAAATGAGTGTATGGGTTAGCGATGATAAAAACCATATACCGCTAAGGGTAGATAGCCCTATTATAGTAGGTAGTGTAAAAGTGGATCTTATGGGCTTTGAAAACCTCAGAAACCCTTTTACAGCACTTATTAGCAAACGATAA
- a CDS encoding aromatic amino acid ammonia-lyase, whose product MIALGGKPLDIAAFEQIILHEQPIKVAATAMKEVTRSFDFLESFSKDKLIYGINTGFGPMAQYRINDTDREQLQYNLIRSHSSGMGQLLTPTQCRAMMVARLHTLLLGYSGIHPELVELMEALINAKAYPCIYAHGGVGASGDLVQLAHLALGLIGEGEMWLDGKKMKTKAVYKKLGLTPLNIHIREGLAMLNGTSAMTGIGGINVIRGHRLVVWSMLLSLMVNEMMEAYDDHFSAELNNVKQHNGQRAVAEMMRILGNGSRLMRNRHEHLYDRKVTEDFIEDKVQEYYSLRCVPQILGPIFDTVLNTEQVIVDELNSVNDNPVVDRKNKNIFHGGNFHGDYIALEMDKLKVAITKLSMLSERQLNFILNPALNQKLPPFANAGKLGLNFGIQGMQYPATSTVAENQTLSNPMYIHSIPNNNDNQDIVSMGCNAAMMCHRVIDNTFEVLAVEALALVQAIDIRGISGKMSPATKWVYKNVRSIIPFFKDDFSASHKLQEVKIWLKETDVVERFKKKI is encoded by the coding sequence ATGATTGCACTGGGTGGAAAGCCATTGGATATAGCAGCATTTGAGCAGATCATTTTGCACGAACAGCCTATCAAAGTTGCAGCAACTGCTATGAAGGAAGTGACCCGCAGTTTCGACTTCCTGGAGTCTTTCTCAAAAGACAAGTTGATCTACGGTATCAATACGGGCTTTGGGCCAATGGCTCAATACCGCATCAACGATACTGATAGAGAGCAGCTACAATACAATCTAATACGTAGCCACAGCTCGGGCATGGGTCAGTTATTGACCCCTACACAATGCCGTGCTATGATGGTGGCTCGTTTGCATACTTTACTATTAGGCTACTCGGGCATACACCCTGAGTTGGTAGAGCTAATGGAAGCTTTGATCAATGCTAAGGCATACCCTTGTATCTACGCACATGGTGGTGTAGGTGCTAGTGGAGACTTGGTACAATTAGCACACTTGGCTCTTGGTCTCATCGGCGAGGGCGAAATGTGGCTGGACGGCAAGAAGATGAAGACCAAAGCTGTATATAAAAAGCTAGGGCTTACTCCGCTGAACATTCACATTCGCGAAGGCTTGGCTATGCTTAATGGAACTTCGGCAATGACGGGTATTGGTGGTATCAACGTGATACGTGGTCACCGCCTGGTGGTGTGGAGCATGTTACTATCGCTAATGGTCAATGAGATGATGGAAGCCTACGACGACCACTTCTCTGCCGAACTGAATAATGTAAAACAACACAACGGACAACGTGCTGTAGCGGAAATGATGCGTATACTGGGTAACGGCAGCCGCTTGATGCGCAACCGTCACGAGCATCTATACGACAGAAAAGTAACGGAAGACTTTATTGAAGATAAAGTACAAGAGTACTACTCGCTACGTTGTGTACCACAGATACTAGGTCCTATATTCGATACGGTATTGAATACCGAGCAGGTAATTGTAGATGAGCTCAACTCTGTAAACGACAACCCTGTTGTAGACCGTAAGAACAAAAACATCTTCCATGGTGGCAACTTCCATGGCGATTATATAGCGTTGGAAATGGATAAGCTAAAGGTGGCGATCACTAAGCTATCTATGCTTTCTGAGCGTCAGCTCAACTTTATCCTAAACCCTGCTTTGAACCAAAAGCTGCCTCCATTTGCTAATGCAGGCAAGCTGGGCTTGAATTTTGGTATACAGGGTATGCAATATCCAGCTACTTCTACAGTCGCGGAAAACCAAACTTTGAGTAACCCAATGTACATCCACAGCATACCGAACAATAACGATAACCAAGACATCGTGAGTATGGGTTGCAATGCGGCTATGATGTGCCACCGTGTTATTGACAATACGTTTGAAGTATTGGCGGTAGAAGCATTGGCATTGGTACAGGCTATAGACATCAGAGGCATCTCTGGCAAAATGTCTCCTGCTACTAAATGGGTATACAAAAATGTAAGATCAATTATTCCTTTCTTCAAAGACGACTTCTCGGCATCACACAAACTACAAGAGGTAAAGATCTGGCTGAAAGAAACAGACGTGGTAGAGCGTTTTAAAAAGAAGATTTAG
- the fabG gene encoding 3-oxoacyl-ACP reductase FabG — MKQKYALVTGGSRGIGRACCITLAEMGYSVLVNYKGNKAAAEETVALVKEKGVDAAALNFNVADKADVDAVLGGWMTANENAIVEVLINNAGVRHDTLMMSMTDDQWSSVLDTSLQGMYNVTKCVLNPMLMNRYGRIINMVSLSGLKGTPGQVNYSAAKAGMIGATKALAQEIAKRNVTVNAIAPGFVKTDMTEELNEKELSAMIPMKRFGEAQEIADLVGFLASNKSSYITGQVVSINGGLYT; from the coding sequence ATGAAGCAAAAATACGCACTGGTAACTGGTGGCTCAAGAGGTATTGGAAGAGCTTGTTGTATCACACTGGCAGAGATGGGCTATTCTGTATTGGTCAACTACAAAGGCAATAAAGCTGCGGCTGAAGAAACTGTAGCCTTAGTAAAAGAAAAAGGAGTAGACGCAGCAGCGCTCAACTTCAACGTAGCGGACAAGGCAGATGTAGATGCAGTATTGGGCGGCTGGATGACAGCGAATGAAAATGCTATAGTAGAAGTACTCATCAACAATGCGGGCGTGCGCCACGATACACTGATGATGAGCATGACCGACGACCAATGGAGCAGTGTACTGGACACTAGCCTACAGGGCATGTACAACGTTACCAAATGTGTACTAAATCCTATGTTGATGAACCGCTACGGTCGTATTATCAATATGGTATCGCTAAGCGGCTTGAAAGGCACTCCGGGACAGGTAAACTACTCTGCTGCTAAGGCGGGTATGATTGGTGCAACAAAAGCATTGGCACAAGAAATTGCTAAACGTAACGTAACGGTAAACGCCATAGCACCGGGCTTTGTAAAGACCGACATGACCGAAGAGCTGAATGAAAAAGAACTATCGGCTATGATACCGATGAAACGTTTTGGTGAAGCACAGGAGATCGCAGACCTAGTAGGTTTCTTAGCCTCTAACAAATCAAGCTACATCACAGGGCAGGTAGTATCTATCAATGGAGGCTTGTATACCTAA
- a CDS encoding SRPBCC domain-containing protein produces the protein MKKLLLIAFQLFMMTTTNAQNGKATTIKKTFSRQTKVSIDINADAAIVWVLLTNASDFPRWNSTIVSIDGKIKQGEKIKLVSTLAPERVFKIKVKEMQPEKMMHWGDGKGDRYFTIEKNAKGGVTFTMEEKIGGLMFPMYAKYIPPFDENFEQYAKDLKKEAEIIANTK, from the coding sequence ATGAAAAAACTATTATTGATCGCTTTTCAATTATTTATGATGACAACAACGAATGCACAGAATGGTAAAGCTACTACCATTAAAAAGACCTTTAGCAGGCAAACAAAAGTAAGTATTGACATCAATGCAGATGCCGCAATAGTTTGGGTACTGTTGACCAATGCATCAGATTTTCCCAGGTGGAATTCTACGATCGTATCTATAGATGGGAAGATAAAACAGGGCGAAAAAATCAAACTAGTATCAACACTTGCACCTGAAAGAGTATTTAAAATAAAAGTAAAAGAAATGCAGCCTGAAAAAATGATGCATTGGGGAGATGGCAAAGGCGACAGGTATTTTACAATTGAAAAAAATGCAAAGGGTGGCGTTACTTTTACTATGGAAGAGAAAATTGGGGGATTGATGTTCCCCATGTATGCTAAATATATTCCGCCGTTTGATGAGAATTTTGAACAGTATGCAAAGGATTTAAAAAAAGAAGCCGAAATAATTGCAAATACTAAATAA
- a CDS encoding RNA polymerase sigma factor, translating into MDNDILTKEFEACKNQLKSYILRITTSVHDTEDIIQDTYIKAQTKLDTFRGESSLKTWIFTIASNQAKDLLKAKKRWPENVTDICKDAAMNSATFFQEAMHIAHTSPQGSFEIKEHIAFCFTCVSRSLPLEQQLTILLKEVYDFKVKEIATILQQSDAMVKYYLHTGRSKMIEVFDHRCSLINKRGVCHQCSELNGVFNPKQNQQEALAKLQLVKDAESKDKEQLFDIRMQVLKGLDPFKSGAADLQLHHLEHNRKVMEKYLEKNS; encoded by the coding sequence ATGGATAACGATATACTCACCAAGGAATTTGAAGCCTGCAAAAACCAGCTTAAATCATACATACTACGCATCACCACCAGTGTGCACGATACAGAAGATATTATACAGGATACCTACATCAAAGCACAGACCAAACTTGACACCTTTCGTGGAGAATCCTCTCTTAAGACATGGATATTTACCATTGCCTCCAACCAGGCAAAAGACCTACTAAAAGCTAAAAAGCGTTGGCCTGAAAATGTAACGGATATCTGTAAAGACGCTGCGATGAATTCCGCAACTTTTTTCCAGGAGGCGATGCATATAGCGCATACTTCGCCACAGGGTAGTTTTGAGATCAAGGAGCATATAGCATTCTGCTTCACCTGCGTGTCTAGATCCCTGCCTTTAGAGCAACAGTTGACCATATTGCTCAAAGAGGTCTATGACTTCAAAGTAAAAGAGATAGCCACCATCCTCCAGCAGTCGGATGCTATGGTAAAATATTACCTGCACACCGGCAGGAGCAAAATGATAGAAGTATTTGACCATCGCTGCTCGCTTATCAACAAGCGGGGGGTATGCCACCAGTGCTCAGAGCTGAATGGGGTATTCAACCCCAAACAAAACCAACAGGAGGCTTTGGCAAAGCTGCAGCTTGTAAAAGATGCCGAAAGCAAAGACAAAGAGCAGTTATTCGACATCCGTATGCAGGTTTTGAAAGGGTTAGACCCATTTAAATCAGGCGCAGCAGATTTACAACTACATCATTTAGAGCACAATAGAAAGGTTATGGAAAAATATTTAGAAAAAAATAGCTAA
- a CDS encoding RES family NAD+ phosphorylase, with product MASFEKAKEKLLKTQGMHPYFDEKNKYKGSALLCSNCFNDEGLRIDASKIGIDNNDKCPKCSSEKGYKLTKELVRELCYRFFVRGTIKKFEYGGCPLIQMNEQHFNESNIHISPWLKNDVNLIEQAGEIGLFYYGPRFWMMGEVMPLQSIIHGEEVGQVISKILNLYPKHILNKDHPFYRIRVNPTNANEYSQYDSPPIEYCGTNRFDDKDFPILYGSPDLELCLHECRIKSEDEIYVAKLVPKSELKMLNLAALVTEEGETEFTSIDLAIHFLFLAENHSYHLCRLIAKEIQKAGFDGIIYPSYFSYLRTGHIPFDTVLGMSIRKIPQLKDFSQSQSIPNVALFGSPIKDEKLIVHSINKVIINSIKYDVTFGPSYYESKVASMPKDQYLEMRVKEYEDAFKNATKSAQNEKE from the coding sequence ATGGCAAGTTTTGAAAAGGCAAAGGAAAAGCTGTTGAAGACTCAAGGCATGCATCCTTATTTTGATGAAAAGAATAAATATAAAGGCAGTGCTTTACTTTGTTCCAATTGTTTTAATGATGAGGGGCTAAGAATTGATGCATCCAAAATCGGTATTGATAATAATGATAAATGTCCAAAATGTAGTTCAGAAAAAGGCTATAAGTTAACTAAAGAATTGGTACGAGAATTATGCTATCGCTTTTTTGTAAGAGGTACTATAAAAAAATTTGAATATGGAGGATGTCCATTAATACAAATGAATGAACAACATTTTAATGAATCAAATATTCATATATCACCATGGTTGAAGAATGATGTAAACTTAATTGAGCAAGCAGGGGAGATAGGACTTTTTTATTATGGACCTAGGTTTTGGATGATGGGAGAAGTTATGCCTCTACAATCCATAATACATGGGGAAGAGGTAGGTCAAGTAATTAGTAAAATACTGAATCTATATCCTAAACACATATTAAATAAAGACCATCCATTTTATCGAATTAGAGTTAATCCTACAAACGCTAATGAATATTCTCAGTATGATAGTCCTCCTATAGAGTACTGTGGCACCAATAGATTTGACGACAAGGATTTTCCAATTTTATACGGTTCTCCTGACCTGGAATTATGTTTACATGAATGTAGGATAAAATCAGAGGATGAGATATATGTAGCTAAGCTTGTTCCAAAATCAGAATTGAAAATGCTAAATTTGGCTGCATTAGTTACCGAAGAGGGAGAAACAGAGTTTACAAGCATAGACCTTGCAATTCACTTTCTTTTTTTAGCCGAAAACCATTCTTACCATCTTTGCCGTTTAATAGCCAAAGAAATCCAAAAAGCAGGGTTTGATGGCATTATATACCCTTCATATTTTAGTTATTTAAGAACTGGTCACATTCCCTTTGATACAGTATTAGGGATGTCTATTAGGAAGATACCGCAATTAAAAGATTTCTCTCAATCTCAAAGTATTCCAAATGTTGCTTTATTTGGCTCACCAATAAAAGACGAGAAGTTAATAGTCCATTCTATTAATAAAGTTATAATTAATAGCATAAAGTATGATGTTACTTTTGGCCCGTCATATTATGAATCGAAAGTAGCAAGTATGCCTAAAGATCAATATCTAGAAATGAGAGTTAAAGAATATGAAGATGCTTTCAAGAATGCTACAAAGTCGGCTCAAAATGAAAAGGAGTAA
- a CDS encoding beta-ketoacyl-[acyl-carrier-protein] synthase family protein, producing MSRVVITGMGIYSSLGKNKEEVTDSLFHGRSGIILDPARKEMGYRSGLTGFVERPQLKGLLDRRSRIMMPEQAEFAYIATLEAMEQAGITTEFFEQNETGIIYGNDSSAKPVIEAIDIIREKKDTMLVGSGSVFQVLNSTVTMNLATIFKLRGVNFTISAACASGSHSIGLGYMFIKQGLQDRVVCGGAQEVNIYSMPNFDALGTFSTREDAPTRASRPFDRDRDGLVPGGGAATVILESLESAQARGATILAEVLGYGFSSNGQHISNPSVDGQVRSIGRAIKAAEIDVKTIQYINAHATSTPAGDGMEAEAIYEVFGGKIPVSSTKSLTGHECWMAGASEIVYSMLMMQNDFMAPNINFENPDEHSAKINVIPETLKGEFDTFLSNSFGFGGTNSSLIVKKWKG from the coding sequence ATGAGCAGAGTAGTCATTACAGGCATGGGTATTTATTCTTCTTTGGGTAAGAACAAAGAAGAGGTAACGGATTCGCTATTTCATGGTAGGTCGGGTATTATCTTAGACCCTGCCCGTAAAGAAATGGGCTACCGCTCCGGCTTAACAGGCTTTGTAGAACGTCCGCAACTCAAAGGTTTGCTCGACCGTCGCTCCCGCATCATGATGCCTGAGCAGGCAGAGTTTGCCTACATTGCCACGTTGGAGGCTATGGAGCAGGCAGGCATTACTACCGAGTTTTTTGAGCAGAACGAAACAGGTATCATATACGGCAATGATAGCTCTGCCAAGCCTGTTATTGAAGCTATAGACATCATCCGAGAGAAGAAAGATACTATGCTGGTAGGCTCGGGCTCTGTGTTCCAAGTGCTCAACTCTACAGTGACTATGAACTTGGCTACTATCTTCAAGCTACGTGGGGTCAACTTTACCATTAGTGCCGCATGCGCCAGTGGGTCGCACTCTATTGGCTTGGGCTATATGTTCATCAAGCAAGGTTTACAGGACCGTGTAGTATGTGGTGGTGCGCAGGAGGTCAATATCTACTCCATGCCCAACTTCGATGCACTGGGTACTTTCTCAACCCGTGAAGATGCACCTACACGTGCCTCTCGCCCTTTCGACCGCGACCGTGATGGCTTGGTACCAGGTGGTGGAGCAGCAACGGTAATATTGGAAAGCCTAGAGTCAGCACAGGCACGTGGGGCTACCATCTTGGCAGAGGTATTGGGTTATGGTTTCTCCTCCAACGGGCAGCACATCTCCAACCCTAGTGTAGATGGTCAGGTACGCTCCATAGGTAGGGCTATAAAAGCGGCAGAGATAGATGTAAAAACAATACAGTACATCAACGCCCATGCTACCAGCACACCAGCAGGTGATGGTATGGAGGCAGAAGCGATATATGAGGTGTTTGGCGGTAAGATACCCGTGAGTTCTACTAAGTCACTCACAGGGCACGAGTGTTGGATGGCAGGGGCTAGTGAAATTGTCTACTCTATGCTCATGATGCAAAACGACTTCATGGCACCCAATATCAACTTCGAAAATCCTGATGAGCATTCAGCTAAGATCAATGTCATACCCGAAACTTTGAAGGGCGAATTTGATACCTTCTTATCCAATTCCTTTGGCTTTGGTGGTACCAACTCTTCACTTATTGTGAAGAAGTGGAAAGGGTAA